The following are from one region of the Pseudorasbora parva isolate DD20220531a chromosome 12, ASM2467924v1, whole genome shotgun sequence genome:
- the grm2a gene encoding glutamate receptor, metabotropic 2a encodes MAQKSTHFRSHGPSWPLHLTLLLLLLARTPQALAIPGYNTDISKKEIIIEGDLVIGGLFPVHQKGEGVQDCGRINAQRGIQRLEAMLLALDEINQDDQLLPGVTLGAHILDTCSKDTYALEQSLEFVRASLTKVDDSEYTCPDGSYAIHDDVPLAISGVIGGSYSDVSIQVANLLRLFQIPQISYASTSAKLSDKSRYDYFARTVPPDFYQAKAIAEILRYFNWTYVSTVASEGDYGETGIDAFQQEARALQICIATSAKVSRSMDRFSYDGVIRSLLQKSNAKVVILFTRSEDARELLVAAKRMNVSFIWVASDGWGAQESVVRGSENVADGAFTIELASYPIPEFAAYFTNLNPYNNTRNPWFREFWENRFQCSLHDINCGKHSLRDGKFEQESKIMFVVNAVYAMAHALHNMRQALCSNSTKLCSALKPVNGKKLYKEYILKTNFDSPFRPADTENNVHFDAYGDSLGRYNIFHYHKENDEYVYRKVGYWARDLSLNTSLIPWESQVVPTSQCSDPCRKNEIKSMQPGDVCCWICIPCQPYQYLLDEFTCADCSFGQWPMDNLTGCYNLPEEYIHWEDAWAIGPVTISCLGMLCTLFVIGLFIKNNETPVVKASGRELSYILLLGVLLCYCITFIYISKPSAVVCTLRRLGLGTSFAVCYSALLTKTNRIARIFNGVKDGAQRPRFISPASQVAICAALISCQLLVVVVWLLVEAPGVRKEVSPERRDVVTLKCNSKDSSMLMSLTYNCVLIILCTFYAFKTRKCPENFNEAKFIGFTMYTTCIIWLAFQPIFYVTASDYRVQTTTMCISVSLSGSVVLGCLFAPKIHIILFQPQKNVTTLRVATTRFSVTTGPGSSFSQASASNIVPTVCNGREVVDSTTSSL; translated from the exons ATGGCTCAGAAGTCAACTCATTTCCGAAGTCACGGTCCCTCCTGGCCGCTTCATCTCACTTTACTGCTGCTTCTTCTGGCCAGGACACCCCAGGCTTTGGCTATCCCAGGTTACAACACTGACATCTCCAAGAAGGAGATCATAATCGAGGGGGATCTGGTGATTGGAGGCCTGTTTCCGGTTCATCAGAAGGGGGAGGGGGTTCAGGACTGTGGCCGCATAAATGCACAGAGAGGGATTCAAAGACTGGAGGCAATGCTGCTAGCCCTGGACGAGATCAATCAAGATGATCAGCTTTTGCCCGGGGTCACGTTAGGTGCCCACATTCTGGACACTTGCTCCAAGGACACGTACGCGCTGGAGCAGTCGCTTGAATTCGTGCGAGCTTCGCTTACGAAAGTGGACGATAGTGAGTACACATGCCCGGATGGGTCTTACGCCATCCATGATGATGTTCCGCTCGCAATCTCCGGAGTGATTGGAGGCTCCTACAGTGATGTATCCATACAG GTGGCCAATCTCCTGCGTCTTTTCCAGATTCCTCAGATCAGTTATGCCTCCACCAGTGCGAAACTGAGTGACAAATCCCGTTATGATTACTTTGCCCGGACTGTACCCCCTGACTTCTACCAAGCCAAAGCCATTGCTGAGATCCTACGCTATTTCAACTGGACTTACGTCTCCACCGTTGCCTCAGAGGGCGATTACGGTGAGACGGGTATCGACGCCTTTCAGCAAGAGGCCCGCGCCTTGCAAATCTGCATAGCCACGTCCGCCAAGGTCAGTCGTTCCATGGACCGCTTCAGTTATGATGGAGTAATCAGATCTCTGTTGCAGAAGTCCAACGCTAAAGTAGTAATCCTCTTCACCAGAAGCGAAGACGCAAGAGAGCTCTTGGTTGCAGCGAAGCGCATGAACGTCTCCTTCATCTGGGTGGCCAGCGATGGCTGGGGGGCGCAGGAGAGTGTGGTGAGAGGAAGCGAGAATGTAGCGGATGGAGCTTTTACCATTGAGCTCGCGTCCTATCCGATCCCTGAATTCGCAGCGTACTTCACAAACCTCAATCCGTACAACAACACACGTAACCCCTGGTTCAGAGAGTTCTGGGAAAATCGCTTTCAGTGCAGCCTGCATGACATTAATTGTGGGAAACATTCTCTCCGGGATGGCAAATTTGAGCAGGAGTCCAAGATCATGTTTGTGGTCAATGCTGTCTACGCTATGGCCCATGCCCTTCACAACATGAGGCAAGCACTGTGCTCAAATTCCACCAAACTCTGCAGTGCCCTGAAACCAGTGAATGGGAAAAAGCTGTACAAGGAATACATCTTGAAGACAAATTTTGACT CTCCATTTCGTCCCGCTGATACAGAGAACAATGTTCACTTTGATGCTTATGGAGACAGTCTGGGCCGCTACAACATCTTCCATTATCACAAAGAGAATGATGAGTATGTCTATAGGAAAGTGGGGTATTGGGCTCGGGATTTAAGTCTGAACACAAGCTTGATTCCTTGGGAAAGCCAAGTGGTGCCCACGTCCCAATGCAGCGACCCATGTAGGAAAAATGAAATAAAGAGCATGCAGCCTGGTGACGTTTGCTGTTGGATTTGCATTCCCTGCCAGCCCTACCAGTACCTCCTGGACGAATTCACCTGTGCAGATTGTAGTTTCGGACAATGGCCTATGGACAATCTCACGGGCTGCTACAACTTACCGGAGGAGTACATTCATTGGGAGGACGCTTGGGCTATTGGGCCGGTCACCATCTCTTGCCTTGGCATGCTCTGCACACTCTTTGTCATCGGCCTCTTCATAAAGAACAATGAGACGCCGGTGGTGAAAGCTAGCGGACGTGAACTTTCTTACATTCTTCTGCTAGGTGTCCTCCTTTGCTATTGCATAACCTTCATCTACATCAGCAAACCCTCCGCCGTAGTATGCACGTTACGGCGGCTCGGCCTGGGCACTTCCTTCGCCGTTTGCTACTCCGCGTTACTGACCAAGACCAATCGCATTGCTCGGATTTTCAACGGCGTTAAAGATGGCGCTCAAAGGCCGAGGTTCATCAGTCCAGCTTCACAGGTGGCCATCTGTGCTGCTCTTATTTCCTGTCAGCTCCTGGTGGTTGTGGTCTGGCTTTTGGTTGAGGCTCCAGGGGTGAGAAAGGAGGTCAGTCCGGAAAGAAGAGACGTGGTGACGTTGAAGTGCAACAGCAAGGACTCTAGCATGCTGATGTCTTTAACCTACAACTGTGTCCTCATCATCCTCTGTACATTTTACGCCTTTAAGACTCGAAAGTGCCCTGAGAACTTCAACGAAGCCAAGTTCATTGGCTTCACCATGTACACCACGTGCATAATCTGGCTGGCTTTCCAGCCAATCTTCTATGTTACTGCCAGTGACTATAGG